One Methanoculleus sp. SDB genomic window, AGGGCCATGACACCGATATCGAAGAGACCGGGGATCGGAACCGGCCTGATGAGAGCGCCGGAGCCGAGTACAAAGAGAATGTTGAAGATATTGCTGCCCAGTATGTTGCCCACGGAAATACCGGCATGTCCCTTCAGGATGGCGACCACCGATGTGACGAGTTCTGGCAGTGACGTACCAACAGCCACCATGGAAAGCCCGATGACAAAAGCTGGAATTCCGAGGAATTCGGCAAGGGTGACGGCGCTCCCGAGCACGAGCTGCGCCCCGGCAACAACGGCTACGAGCCCGCCGATCGTCAGTATCCAGTCCTTCTGCCCGTGGCTTTTTATGGGCTCGCCATCCGTTCTGCCGGTCTTCCAGAGGGATCGGAGGATCAGAATGAACGCGGCAAGCAGTACGATGCCCGCAACAAGGTCGATAATTCCGCGAAGGGAGAGCAGCACAAATACCACGGTGGCTGCAATCATGAGCCCTGTCTCGTGATAGAGCGTCTTTCCCGCCTCCCGGTCGTGACCGGCGACTGCGGGTTTTAAGGCGGCGCAGAGACCGAGCACGAGAGCAATATTGGCGATATTGCTTCCCACGACATTGCCGAGCGCGATATCCGGCTTATTGATGATGATTGCGTTGATGCTGACGACCCATTCAGGAAGCGATGTCCCGAATGCGATGACGGTAAAGCCGATGGTCGTCGGAGAGACGCCGTATCGCGTGGCCAGCCCGCCGCCGCCGTCCACAAAATAATCGGCGCCTTTTACGAGCAGCGCCAGACCGATGATGAAGAGAACGGCGGAAATAATCATAAGTCACTGTACAAAACGCGGAACCATGCATTAATTATTGCGAAATACCCCTGCAGGGTGCCTGATTTCCTGCGTGTATCAGTTCATCACGCTCTGCCGTTCGGACCAATTATATAATGACGGATGACACTATCTGTGACATGCAGCGCTACTGGTTCGGGGACGTTTCTGATGACGGGCAGTGTGTGCCGGCACCGGCGGACATATCCGTCCTCGCATCGCGTGTCGGTTCTCTTCACCCGGATATGGCCGGTTTCGTTCCGCTTTCCGTGGATACCGCGATTGCATGCGGGTGGGTGCAGGACAGGACGGAATACATCAGGCGACTCAGGAAGGTCTGTATCGCCATTGCGGAAGAGGCGATTGCCACCTATTATACCCAGAGCGACAGGGAACTTCTGCAGATGGTGCGGATTCTCGACGAGATGGATTCGGTTGTAAACCTGCTTTCCGAACGGGCGACAGAATGGTATATTGTGCGGAATCCCGGTTTTTCACGTAAATACCGCGCAATAACCGCCAAAAAGATGGTCGCCCGTATGAAAGGGGACGCATCCGCACCCCTTGCGCGCATCGCCGCCGATATCGAGCGGATTTCGGCTACACGTTCGGCTCTTATGCGGGAGGTGTCATCGCTCGCCGACCGCGTGGCGCCCAACAGCAGTGCGCTCGTGGGCGGTCTCGTCGCAGCCCGCCTGATCGCAAAAGCAGGCGGTCTTCGGGAGCTGGCATCCCTTCCTGCGTCGACCGTGCAGGTGATCGGGGCTGAAAACGCCCTCTTCACGCATCTTCGTTCGGCGACGCCACCCCCAAAGCATGGCATCATTTTCCAGCACAGGCGGGTTCACAACGCCCCGAAAGACCGGCGGGGGCGGGTGGCACGGGTACTTGCGGGAAAGCTGGTCATTGCGGCACGGATTGACTATTATCGGAACGAGGCGGATCCGCAGTTTCTGGAAAAAGCACAGGCACGAATCGACGCCGCAGGAGCGGACTAAATGATCCTGATCGACGGCGTGCTGGTCTCCCCGGGTGAAGGGGGCGTCTACGGGGAACGGATGCTCAAGGGGTACCGTGTATGGGATCCCTACCGGAGCAAATTTGCGGCACTCGCCCATGCCGGGGTGGCTCCCGATCTGCTTCCCGGCATGGTGGTACTCTATCTTGGGGCCGCCAACGGGACGACCGTATCCCACGTGGCGGATTACGTCGATACGGTCTACGCTGTTGAGTATGCCCCCCGTCCTATGCAGGATCTGCTTGAAGTGGCACGCCGCCGGAAGAACGTCGTCCCGATATTCGGTGATGCGACCCGCCCGGCCGGCTATGCCTCGTGTGTAGAATCCGTCGATCTGCTCTATCAGGACGTGGCGCAGCCCGATCAGGTTGGAATCTTCGTAAAAAACGCCGCATTCCTGAAGAAGGGGGGGACTGCGGTGCTCATGCTCAAGGCCCGGAGCGTGGACGTGAGGAGAGATCCCGCGGAGATTACCCGCGAGGCGGTCTCCGGTCTGGAGGCAGGGGGTTTTTCCGTGAGGCACGTCTGCCGGCTCGATCCCTATCATCGTGATCATGCGGCACTTGTCGTTACACGCCGGTGAGCCCGGCGCCCCGCCTGCCCCGAACCATCATATAGCTCACCTGCCCATGACATGCATGGACAGGTATATCTTCAACCCCTTCACCGTCATCGCACTCGTGCTGTTTTTTCTGCTGATGGTGGTTATCATCCCGTTCATCCTTCTGGGGCTCATCGGGGGTGCCCTCACCAATCTCGGCTTTTCATGGGGAGAGGCGCTGTCTCTCCTTGCCCTGATGCTGCTGGGCAGTTTTATCAATATCCCTGTCACGACGCTTGAAAACCGGCAGGTGGTCGTCCGGCGGGAATACACGATCTTCGGGATGTTGTACCGGATTCCCCCGTTTTCCTACCGGACTGTTGTGGCGGTCAATATCGGGGGTGCAGTCATACCGGTCATTATCTCATTCTACCTGCTCTTCCTTGCAGCCGTTCAGATGGGGCCCGTTGTCCTCGTATCCGGGCTCGCCGGCGTCGCCATCGTAACGCTCGTCACCAACCGCGTGGCACGCCCCGTGCCCGGGCTTGGTATTGCCACCCCGCTGCTTATTCCGCCGCTTGCCGCACTGATAAGCGGCATTATCCTCGCCGGGGCCAATCCTGCAACCGCACCGTTTGCACGCCCCCTCATCGCATACGTCAGCGGAACGCTCGGAACGCTCATCGGGGCGGATCTCCTGAATCTCAGGCGCATTGGCGAACTCGGGGCCCCGGTTGCCAGCATCGGCGGTGCAGGTACATTCGACGGCATCTTCCTCACCGGCATCATAGCCGCGTTCCTTGCCTGAACCGGTTCAACGCCTTCTGTTCCGGCGCAATTCCGCCCTCTGCGGCCTGCCGGGCGGACGCGGTGCGCCGGGAGAAGCGCATCTCCGGTAGATGGCATCGAAGACCCGGATCTGCCTTTCATAGACCCCCGGGTCGTTTTCTTTATACTCGAGGCTTATCTGCACCCGGGGCCGCCGCCTGAGAAATGCCATGACGGCGGAAAAGTCGAGGCCGCCCTCCGGGTGATCGAGCGCAAGGTGCTCGTCACGCACCGAACCGCTTCTCATATTGGAGAGGTGGCAGAATGCCACCCGCAGGGTATCGAATGCGGCAAGTTCACGCAGGAAGGAACGCCCGCAGGCATTAGCGGCACAGGAGAGATGGGCGAAGTCCAGACAGTATCCCCGGACACGCCCCTGCCCGATTCGCCAGAGTTCGGCCGCCGTCGTCCCGATAAAACGGCTCTGGTCATACACCTCGGGGAGATTTTCAAGAAGAATACGCCGGTCCCGGTGATCATCAAGGAAGTCCCTGATGCGGATGATCGCGTCCTCTCTGGTTCCCCGACGGTATGTTCCGGGGTGGAGGACGATATACGGTGCGCCGGTCCGGTCGGCGGTTTCGTATGCCTGCCTCATCGCTCTCTCCGTCCATGCAACTGCCGCCGCACGGTCCCTGCCGCACAGGGCTGCGTCCGGATCGCACGGATTCACGCCCTGCCCGTGATGCGGGGCATGGACGATGACGGGGGCGCCTGACGAGGCGACGGCATCCAGCCGCGTGCGGAACGGGCCTTCGGGCCCGGGTATCAGCAGTATCTGGATATGGTCAATCCTTCCCGCTGCCGCCATATCGGCGAGCGCTCCGAAGGTTGCCAGATCATCTGACCTGACACCGGCACCGATGCGGTAGGGCCGGGTCCGTCCGGCATGCGATGAATTCACGGGAAAAAATCGCAATGATGCACGAAAAAAGTGACGAAAAGACTATAGCCCGGAGCAGATTCGAACTGCTGTCGGGGGATCCAGAGTCCCCCATGATTGACCGCTACACTACCGGGCTGCTTTGCCTTGTTTTGTTGTTCCTGCACTATTATTAAAGTGACGATTCCGTTGCAGGAGCGGGAAAAATTCTCCTCCGGGACAGTTTCATGCCTCCGGAATGCCGCACCGGCGCCCCTGCATCGATCCGGTGCTCTCCCTGTCCGGTCGGAGACCTCCGCGGGGAGAAGAACCCCGCCCTTCATGAGTACTGAAATGAAAAACCATGCAGGCGTCAGATCCTGATGGTTACAATGCGCAGTGCATCTGAATAAGGCATTCCCGCTCTTCTTCGCGGATTTTCTGGTTCGACCAACCACAAAGGATATATTAAGTGTCCCCCAAATAGTGGAGTATATTCCGTCATTCGGAGTATGGGGCTTGGTGAATCCGTATTCGACAGGTGTCGAATGCATCAGGGACCCTTCCCCTCAGAGTTCAACGAAAAGGAGGTTTGTATGAAGAGTATTACAAAAGCAATGGTAATCGCCGTTGTCATGATACTGGCGGCATCTCTTGTTGTTGCACCCGCAGCAGCGAGGATCGGCGCCATTACCGATGTACAGGATGGCGACACTATCTTTGTGTATGAAACAGGTCTTAACCTGAACAATGTCACGCAGCTGGCTATGACCACCGTGACGTCGCTGAGAAAATACAGCGATGACGACCCGACAAAGGCTCTCCTCAACGAGATCCCTGTCTCGAACAGGGCAAGCTTTGATGTGCTTGATGCCGCTGTCGCCGGTCAGTACGGTGTATACTATCCGTTCCCCGGCGTGATCAACTCGACGTTCAGCAACACGACCACGATCCGTGAGCCGACCGCAACCCTTGATGTGGTCCTGAACACCTCGCACTCCGACTCGATCAACGGCAAGAGTGTGACCAA contains:
- a CDS encoding conjugal transfer protein TraR; its protein translation is MIISAVLFIIGLALLVKGADYFVDGGGGLATRYGVSPTTIGFTVIAFGTSLPEWVVSINAIIINKPDIALGNVVGSNIANIALVLGLCAALKPAVAGHDREAGKTLYHETGLMIAATVVFVLLSLRGIIDLVAGIVLLAAFILILRSLWKTGRTDGEPIKSHGQKDWILTIGGLVAVVAGAQLVLGSAVTLAEFLGIPAFVIGLSMVAVGTSLPELVTSVVAILKGHAGISVGNILGSNIFNILFVLGSGALIRPVPIPGLFDIGVMALLSLATVPLFAATDRFTRYWAVLLLLGYATYMVWLFGILA
- a CDS encoding RNA-processing protein, whose protein sequence is MQRYWFGDVSDDGQCVPAPADISVLASRVGSLHPDMAGFVPLSVDTAIACGWVQDRTEYIRRLRKVCIAIAEEAIATYYTQSDRELLQMVRILDEMDSVVNLLSERATEWYIVRNPGFSRKYRAITAKKMVARMKGDASAPLARIAADIERISATRSALMREVSSLADRVAPNSSALVGGLVAARLIAKAGGLRELASLPASTVQVIGAENALFTHLRSATPPPKHGIIFQHRRVHNAPKDRRGRVARVLAGKLVIAARIDYYRNEADPQFLEKAQARIDAAGAD
- a CDS encoding fibrillin; this encodes MILIDGVLVSPGEGGVYGERMLKGYRVWDPYRSKFAALAHAGVAPDLLPGMVVLYLGAANGTTVSHVADYVDTVYAVEYAPRPMQDLLEVARRRKNVVPIFGDATRPAGYASCVESVDLLYQDVAQPDQVGIFVKNAAFLKKGGTAVLMLKARSVDVRRDPAEITREAVSGLEAGGFSVRHVCRLDPYHRDHAALVVTRR